In one Trichosurus vulpecula isolate mTriVul1 chromosome 8, mTriVul1.pri, whole genome shotgun sequence genomic region, the following are encoded:
- the LOC118829282 gene encoding olfactory receptor 13A1-like has translation MANSNHSEVTEFILQGFSEHPQLWIPLFGCFLSLYMVALTGNVLIITAITFNSSLHSPMYFFLFNLATMDIICTSSILPKVLEGLLSQENTISYGGCMAQLYFLTWSALLELLLFTVMAYDRYVAICHPLHYSTMMSKTLCNVLAAGVWLICAFNSSINTGLMTRLSFCGPNVITHFFCEIPPLLLLSCTSTYINSVMTVLADAFYGFINYLLILVSYGFIISSILKIQVLEGKKTAFSTCSSHLTVLSMYHTPVFYAYISPVCSYNPERCKLAGVLYSMLSPILNCLIYTLRSKEVKMALGNLFPSFRN, from the coding sequence ATGGCTAATAGTAACCACTCAGAAGTGACAGAGTTCATCCTCCAAGGCTTCTCTGAACACCCCCAACTCTGGATTCCATTATTTGGTTGTTTCCTCTCCTTGTATATGGTGGCCCTCACAGGCAATGTCCTGATCATCACAGCCATCACGTTCAACTCAAGCCTCCACAGCCCCATGTACTTTTTTTTGTTCAACTTGGCTACCATGGACATCATCTGTACCTCCTCCATTCTGCCCAAAGTGCTGGAGGGGCTGCTCTCACAGGAGAACACCATCTCCTATGGGGGCTGCATGGCCCAGCTCTACTTCCTTACTTGGTCTGCTTTATTAGAACTGCTTCTTTTCACAGTCATGGCTTATGACCGTTATGTGGCCATCTGCCACCCTCTGCATTACAGCACTATGATGAGCAAGACACTCTGCAATGTGTTGGCAGCTGGTGTGTGGTTGATCTGTGCCTTCAATTCCTCCATAAATACTGGTCTGATGACACGACTGTCCTTCTGTGGACCCAATGTAATTACTCATTTCTTCTGTGAGATCCCTCCTCTCTTGTTACTCTCCTGCACTTCTACCTATATTAACAGTGTCATGACTGTCTTGGCAGATGCCTTCTACGGTTTTATAAATTATCTTCTGATTTTAGTGTCCTATGGTTTCATTATCTCTAGCATCCTGAAAATTCAGgtattagagggaaagaagacagCATTCTCTACCTGTTCATCCCATCTTACTGTGTTGTCTATGTATCACACACCTGTTTTCTATGCCTATATAAGTCCTGTTTGTAGCTATAATCCAGAGAGGTGTAAACTGGCTGGTGTGCTGTACAGTATGTTGAGCCCAATCCTGAATTGTCTGATCTATACCCTAAGGAGCAAGGAGGTCAAAATGGCCCTTGGGAACCTCTTCCCATCCTTTAGAAATTAA